Proteins from a genomic interval of Oncorhynchus clarkii lewisi isolate Uvic-CL-2024 chromosome 13, UVic_Ocla_1.0, whole genome shotgun sequence:
- the LOC139424170 gene encoding Fc receptor-like protein 5, producing the protein MTPGFSLSVRPNRSQFFEYESLTVSCEVQGSSAGWTLKRYTSTGKLSACGSDWGKQQGSSCIVSLILSDSGVYWCESGSGGHSTAVNITVHAGGVILESPALPVTEGDSVTLRCRYQGTPSDLTADFYKDGSLVRTETTGEMTIPAVSRSDEGLYKCSNSEGESPERRMTLTDPTTVPVLSMSLPRLLGSLLVVCPYLLVTVILLVKGNRRRAQGDRFEEQ; encoded by the exons ATGACACCTGGAT tcTCTCTGAGCGTCCGTCCCAACCGATCTCAGTTCTTTGAATATGAGTCTTTAACTGTGAGCTGTGAGGTTCAGGGGAGCTCTGCTGGATGGACACTGAAGAGATACACATCGACTGGGAAGCTTTCAGCTTGTGGAAGCGACTGGGGAAAACAGCAAGGTTCTTCATGCATCGTGTCACTAATACTATCAGACAGTGGAGTGTACTGGTGTGAGTCTGGGTCTGGAGGACACAGCACTGCTGTCAACATCACAGTACACG ctggaggtgtgatcctggagagccctgcccttcctgtgactgagggagattctgTGACTCTGCGCTGCAGATATCAGGGAACTCCCTCTGACCTCACAGCCGATTTCTACAAAGATGGATCCCTCGTCAGGACCGAGACTACGGGAGAGATGACCATCCCTGCAGTATCCAGGTCAGACGAAGGACTCTACAAGTGTTCCAACTCTGAAGGAGAATCACCGGAGAGACGGATGACTCTGACAG ACCCCACTACAGTGCcggtgttgtccatgtctctgcccaggcTGCTGGGTAGTCTACTGGTGGTGTGTCCCTACCTGCTGGTGACCGTCATACTGCTGGTGAAAGGCAACAGACGTAGGGCTCAAG GTGACCGTTTTGAAGAACAGTGA